The following are from one region of the Methanospirillum hungatei genome:
- a CDS encoding metallophosphoesterase, producing the protein MNIDFFPDGPAVQIEEESRILFFADIHMGIEHELQKHGFHFRTKGKERITRICNLIKEAEPDLVVILGDVKHRIPGTSFQEFYELQDLFLAIRKISPFCVTPGNHDPGIEEFLKPEEIRNKEGSLIDQVGALHGHMVPDPAIQGRLILCGHHHPIVSLSDQVGVALRTPCFILGELDPHIFSEENNEDEISRILMVPSCNELTGYGIEKTFRSPFSPLSRSLVIESAEILLPDGTYAGDLLSHLQNDTKASS; encoded by the coding sequence ATGAATATTGATTTTTTTCCTGATGGCCCGGCAGTCCAGATAGAGGAAGAAAGCAGAATTCTTTTTTTTGCAGACATTCACATGGGGATAGAGCATGAATTGCAGAAACACGGATTTCATTTCAGGACGAAAGGAAAAGAACGAATTACAAGAATTTGTAATCTTATAAAAGAAGCAGAACCGGATCTTGTGGTAATCCTGGGAGATGTTAAACATCGGATTCCAGGAACCTCTTTTCAGGAGTTTTATGAATTACAGGATCTTTTTCTGGCTATCCGGAAGATCTCTCCGTTTTGTGTAACTCCTGGAAATCATGATCCAGGTATTGAAGAATTTTTAAAACCTGAGGAGATTAGAAACAAAGAGGGATCACTCATAGATCAAGTTGGAGCTTTGCATGGACACATGGTTCCGGATCCTGCAATCCAGGGAAGGTTAATTCTCTGCGGACACCATCACCCGATAGTCTCTCTATCTGACCAGGTAGGAGTCGCTCTTCGAACTCCATGTTTTATTCTGGGAGAACTTGATCCTCATATCTTCTCAGAAGAAAATAATGAAGACGAAATATCCAGAATCCTGATGGTTCCATCATGTAATGAGCTCACCGGATATGGCATAGAAAAGACCTTCCGATCTCCATTCTCTCCTCTCTCCCGTTCTTTAGTAATTGAATCAGCAGAAATACTCCTTCCGGACGGGACATATGCAGGAGACCTTCTCTCTCACCTCCAGAATGACACAAAAGCATCATCTTGA